The Solea senegalensis isolate Sse05_10M linkage group LG9, IFAPA_SoseM_1, whole genome shotgun sequence genome has a segment encoding these proteins:
- the LOC122775050 gene encoding transcription factor 7-like — MDLLTELEQLEEAMTQGPDPFQVMMDDLLTETGEPVPVLAVKCESNIPDCNLVNVEELLRETINQLLVNKEGSDPHRLDPLQDIVDELLAEMDEPLPVRVVKCDSNRPDPLLLKMEALVTETVKSPHVSETVDPLPVSKEPKCDPRHLPSPPPTVPALVDLHPQAFSPNLLCQEKQGRNSNVSSMPSRYIQKNLVPVGIVNGEAVYALPPEAFTAAFFPAAPPLMTPTSQKNEGQSYIKKPPNAFMLFRHEQRSKVITELNVRNCAHVNTELGKRWTRLPEQQRLHYFKEADRLQRVHQQLYPKWSTRFNYGKKKRRVMGKCLTPA; from the coding sequence ATGGATTTACTTACTGAACTGGAACAGTTGGAGGAAGCCATGACACAAGGGCCAGACCCTTTCCAAGTGATGATGGATGATCTGCTGACAGAGACAGGAGAACCTGTACCTGTCCTTGCTGTGAAGTGTGAGTCCAACATACCAGACTGTAACCTGGTAAATGTGGAGGAACTTCTGAGAGAGACAATCAACCAGCTTCTTGTCAATAAAGAGGGCAGTGACCCCCACAGACTGGACCCTCTTCAGGATATTGTGGATGAACTGCTGGCAGAGATGGATGAACCTCTACCCGTCCGTGTTGTGAAGTGTGACTCCAACAGACCAGACCCTCTCCTGTTGAAGATGGAGGCCCTGGTGACAGAAACGGTAAAGAGTCCACATGTCAGTGAGACAGTTGACCCATTACCTGTCTCCAAAGAGCCAAAATGTGACCCCCGGCATCTGCCTTCTCCTCCACCCACTGTCCCTGCATTGGTTGACCTACATCCTCAAGCCTTTTCTCCTAACCTCCTCTGTCAAGAGAAACAGGGACGGAACAGCAATGTTTCTTCTATGCCCTCTCGTTACATTCAAAAGAACCTAGTTCCTGTAGGAATAGTGAATGGAGAGGCGGTGTATGCACTTCCACCAGAGGCCTTCACGGCTGCCTTCttccctgctgctcctcctctgatgACCCCGACATCCCAGAAAAACGAAGGGCAGTCTTACATAAAGAAGCCACCAAACGCATTCATGCTCTTTAGGCATGAGCAAAGATCAAAGGTCATTACGGAGCTAAATGTCAGGAACTGTGCACACGTGAACACTGAGCTTGGGAAGAGATGGACACGTCTGCCTGAACAGCAAAGACTCCATTACTTCAAGGAGGCAGACAGACTTCAGCGTGTCCACCAGCAGCTGTACCCTAAGTGGTCAACAAGGTTTAATTatggcaaaaagaaaaggagggtTATGGGGAAGTGTCTCACACCTGCCTAA